In one window of Armatimonadia bacterium DNA:
- the guaB gene encoding IMP dehydrogenase → MSKAPRLALSFDDVLLAPRKSDVVPTQVDVHTRLTKTIRLNIPLVSAAMDTVTESALAIALAREGGIGVIHKNLSIEQQALEVDRVKRSESGMIVDPVTVSPDAKVGEAEALMAKYKISGLPITQDGKLVGILTNRDLRFETNMEKPVREAMTVEGLVTAGEGTTLEEAKAILHQHRIEKLPVVDENFMLRGLITIKDIEKVAQFPDACKDELGRLRVAAAVGTSAEGPARAAALADRGVDAFVVDAAHGHSMNVLNMVTRLKEKYPHIPIIGGNIATAEGCRDLIKAGADAVKVGLGPGASCTTRVVSGSGVPQITAITDAVEVAREYDIPIVADGGIKFSGDIAKAIAAGADCVMIGALFAGTEESPGETVLYRSRTYKVYRGMGSLGAMKERKSARDRYMQENVEDEKLVPEGLEGRVAYKGRLSGVVLQLVGGLRSGMGYCGVRSIEGLKTETEFYQITAAGLRESHPHDIIVTEEAPNYQIQDFE, encoded by the coding sequence ATGAGCAAGGCTCCAAGGCTTGCGCTGAGCTTCGACGATGTGCTGTTGGCCCCGCGAAAGTCAGACGTGGTGCCGACCCAGGTGGATGTGCACACGCGACTCACCAAGACCATCCGCCTGAATATCCCCCTGGTGAGCGCGGCTATGGATACGGTCACGGAGTCTGCTTTGGCCATCGCGCTGGCTCGCGAAGGGGGCATCGGCGTCATCCACAAGAACCTGTCCATCGAGCAGCAGGCTCTAGAGGTGGACCGGGTGAAGCGGTCTGAGAGCGGGATGATCGTCGACCCGGTAACCGTGAGCCCCGACGCCAAGGTGGGCGAGGCCGAGGCCCTGATGGCCAAGTACAAGATCTCCGGCCTCCCGATCACCCAGGACGGGAAGCTCGTCGGCATCCTCACCAACCGCGACCTGCGCTTCGAGACGAACATGGAGAAGCCGGTACGCGAGGCCATGACCGTCGAAGGGCTCGTGACGGCCGGAGAGGGCACCACGCTGGAGGAAGCCAAGGCGATCCTCCACCAGCACCGGATCGAGAAGCTGCCGGTCGTCGATGAGAACTTCATGCTCAGGGGCCTCATCACGATCAAGGACATCGAGAAGGTCGCCCAGTTTCCGGATGCCTGCAAGGACGAACTGGGCCGCCTGCGGGTCGCGGCTGCGGTAGGAACCAGTGCGGAAGGCCCGGCACGAGCGGCGGCCCTGGCCGACCGCGGCGTCGACGCCTTCGTGGTCGACGCGGCCCACGGTCACTCGATGAACGTTCTCAACATGGTGACGCGGCTGAAGGAGAAGTACCCGCACATCCCGATCATTGGCGGCAACATCGCCACGGCCGAGGGTTGCCGAGACCTCATCAAGGCGGGCGCCGATGCGGTGAAGGTCGGGCTTGGGCCTGGGGCCAGTTGCACCACCCGTGTGGTGTCGGGCTCGGGTGTGCCGCAGATCACTGCCATCACCGATGCCGTTGAGGTCGCGCGTGAGTACGATATCCCCATCGTTGCTGACGGCGGGATCAAGTTCTCCGGCGACATCGCCAAGGCCATCGCTGCCGGAGCCGACTGCGTGATGATCGGCGCCTTGTTCGCGGGCACCGAGGAGAGCCCCGGCGAGACGGTCCTGTACCGTAGTCGCACCTACAAGGTGTATCGCGGCATGGGCTCGCTCGGAGCCATGAAGGAGCGCAAGAGCGCCCGCGACCGGTACATGCAGGAGAACGTGGAGGACGAGAAACTGGTCCCCGAGGGCCTCGAGGGTCGTGTCGCCTACAAGGGCCGGCTGTCAGGGGTCGTGCTGCAGCTTGTGGGCGGCCTACGCTCCGGCATGGGATACTGCGGCGTGCGCAGCATCGAAGGCCTCAAGACCGAGACCGAGTTCTACCAGATCACCGCTGCCGGTCTGCGCGAGAGCCACCCGCACGATATCATCGTCACGGAAGAGGCTCCGAACTACCAGATCCAGGACTTCGAGTAG